The following is a genomic window from Artemia franciscana chromosome 4, ASM3288406v1, whole genome shotgun sequence.
CTcactaaaatattcaaattgcATATGCTTTGCTTGCATTTAATATCACAAATCTTAGTTGGTTTCACGTTTCCAAACTTTACAACAGTCTAACTGTGCCCCATCTTCTTGCTATTTCCCCcattcggaattttttttttttctgctgcaaacaaaaaaaatattgaccaAATCTGTTTTAAATTTGCCAAGTATCTGCTGCATCTGCCTCCTTGGACCAGTAATTCTTCTCCAgtacaaaaacttaaattgattCTGCCTGCAAACATTATTGATAAAAGAGTGGAAGATTTCATATCCTCTGCTAGAAAACTCAACCACAAGTAGTCTTCCCTCTTTGTATAATATGTAgttatgtttgtgtttgttgattgtgatctctcttttcattgttgtttattttctctttttttattttttttgtcttacctTATCACTAGGGCTAcaaattctttgttttgttgacAGGCcagaaataaattgattgattgattgatataagttagattgaaaaattactctaaaatgaaaaatggaaAGCATGGTAGCTATGCAGAGAGGGGTGGAGGAGATTTCATGATAAATTTGagatattttcattattgaGCTATAAATTAGATGAACATACCACTTAagaccttttttatgctctttcaaaatataatcattGTTTTactcaaaaactaaataagtcCTTTTAGATGAtacctttttctcttatttttgcaatttagtttcagtcttattttcttttactctagGTTTTGGGCATAATATATTAATCTTAAATACATAGtaattaaatgtgttttagatTAAAGGGTACTTCTATATGATACTGCCAGCACTCTAGTTTCTGCTAtgtaaaactcaagaacaaCCTGGTTTTATCTCTCTGTATCAAGACAAATTTTGCTTATGGTCATTGAAAAATAAGTGGcaagtgacagaatacattagaattatataatttggtcaatatatatttgcacattaattagGGCTGGGGGGTAGTTAAGTTTAGGTCAGGTTACCCCCACCCCatcccttaatgtgcaaatatatagctagATGTTTCTAAGTaatttgtttctattgtttctaatgtattatattttcaacatgttttggtacttttcattaggattaacctaacttcacttcttgtgTTTTGGcagtataatacataagtaccaataaaaggaattgatctatttgttgaattttgctTTGTTTGGTGTGTAAAATTacgtacttttctttattccttGAGAATTCTATTTTGCATATAATCTTTTATCTTCAATATATTCCCCTCATCATTGGTATACGGGCACCCTCCCCCTTATAGTATTGTTGGCGGGTATTTTTGCTTGATTGAGTGGTTCAACTGCAGTCTAGGATCTTTTTACACTTTAGGAAAGTTGTTAAGTAAGTAACTGAAATTTTACAGAATAGATATTCTGCTCAAATTAGGgcattggaaatttttttaatatctacCTCCTATCTGCACAACTTCTAATGCTTGAATAATTATTAACCCTGTTTGAAGGCTAATCTTGAGataaaaacaatagaataaaaaaaaattgtgttagAATTGGATTTCCATTCAAAACTTTTACTAAATACAATCTTCTCACCATaaaaattgcagcccctcccatatGCCCCTCTTTATGAGACAAATCAAGATATAGATTATATTCAATTTGGATAATAGTTGAATAAAATAGAAGCAACCCCAAAACATGATTCATAAGAAATTGTATATTATagccaaaagtaaaaattcagtTATTATTTCTGGAATGTTTTCttgtaaagttttatattgttttcagttatttttgcaCAAACGGTGGgtctttatttcttactctgCTACCTGACATCTGTGTTTGAAGATTGATCACATAGTTTGTGacaatgaactgtaagtaactcAACCCAACAGGGACCAAAACTCAACAGATATGAAATCCAACAACCTGTTATGGATGATTTCCTAATAAAACGAATTTATGAACCTTCTCCATTCCATCCCTCACGGATTTCGGGCTGAAAGTTTGCTCCTCAACGTAATTAGTACTGCACATGTTACTTGTTGTAGATCCAAtaattttttgctggaaaatatatttatatcaaaTTATATGTAAATcgaaaatttcttgaaaataaaaatctgggATTTCCACATTGACCTTAACAGAATTGTTCCTTAAATATCTATAAGAGATACAGAGTTTGAATAAATAATCCGATGCTATGCATGAGCCCAACATTGAATgatatagataaaaattttaatttggtcTTCAGATGGTTTGGGCTGAAAATTTGCTCCTCAAAAAACGTAATTAGGACTGCACATGTTACTTGTTGTAGATCCAAtaattttttgctgaaaaatatatttatatcaaaatatatgtaaattaaaaatttcttgaaaacaaaaatctggGATTTCCACATTGACCTTTACAGAATTGTTCCTTAAATATCTATACGAGATACAGAGTTTGAATAAATAATCCGATGCTATGCATGAGCCCAACATTGAATGATAcagatacaaattttaatttggtcTTCAGATGGTTTGGGCTGAAAGTTTGCTCCTCAAAAAACGTAATTAGGACTGCACATGTTACTTGTTGTAGATCCAAtaattttttgctggaaaatatatttatatcaaaatatatgtaaatcgaaaatttattgaaaacaaaaatctggGATTTCCACATTGACCTTTACAGAATTGTTCCTTAAATATCTATAAGAGATACAGAGTTTGAATAAATAATCCGATGCTATGCATGAGCCCAACATTGAATGAtatggataaaaattttaatttggtcTTCTGATGGTTTTGTCTATACTATTTAACAGATTTAGAAAAACGGTTACCTTTTTTTCAGGAAACTTATTGGAAATTTTGCCAACTCTTATTTAATGTTACCAAAATATTGATTGCTGTTCACCATAAACAAATGGCTAGCAAACAACAGTTTTTGTTCCTTGCTACACTTGCATGCTCTAAAGCTTTGCAGTATTTTTAGGGTGCTGGTAGGTGATTCACTGATTATATCTAGTTTGGGGCAATAAAAAAAGGTAGTAATGTTGTTCACATGGAATTTATATGGTTTCCAAATATCCAGTCTGCTACCTTCACAACTGTATTTACTTCTTGAATTTTGCAGGCTGTATGTCAGTTTTCagtcattaaagcaaaaattatgttttaatgaCCAATACATTACGTAAACGTAAGTGGcgtaaattagaaaaatattttgtaacaaTTATTAGCCCAGTTCCATGAAGTTTTTAGTTATGGAGCATCTGTtcaaattggaattttttttttaggttcttcATGAGGCTGAAGGCCATATTGTGACTTGTGAGACAATAACTGGAGAAGTTTACAGAGGAAAGCTTATTGAAGCTGAGGACAACATGAATTGTCAAATGACGGATGTAACAGTGACATTTAGGTACAACCTCAAATATTGTCTGCTTctgtttttcattattaattatttccttttacatatttattttttcattatttcattttcattacttCATTTAGATTCATTAATTATTatcaattgttttattttagatattcTCTTTTATTACAGTAAGTACCAGAATAAGTTGGCTTTCCAGTTTTCTGTTGCTgggtttattttaagttttcttttgtcAATGTTGCACTTAGCCTATTACTGTTACCAATCACCACAACACAATGCCATCCAAGCCTAACAAAATGGCTCAAGGCCATGTCAGTTTCTTGGCTATATTTACCTCAGCTGTTACCACTCCTTAAGGTTCATTTGAGTCCCAAAATGAATTTTGTGTCCTTTTTTACCTACTGTAACTACTCAATATACAATTTTGCTACCCTAATTAGATAACATAaactgacatcattttagaTTTGAAAAATCAGTTTGGGTAAAGGCTGTTATTCTAATAAACAAGtacaaaaacaatgaacaaatttagTAGTGATAGATAATTAATCTGAAGTggaaaataggaattttttaagaattggtTCTGAAGTCAACAAAAATTTCTGGAATCTTAAAACAATGTaacaaaaaacttctgattttgACAGAAActtctttctttaaatttattactcagacatagctattgaTTAAGCTAGCAAGACACCAACTGTAACTTTCTTTCAATGCCGTGGCTTTCAGGTCATTACTACTTTATGGGGAAATTAATAAGTACCATAATTTAATGGTAGTTTAGAAGATTAAGCCTTTTCTCTTatgtttaaacaaaattgctgttttctttttcatattaattcaaaagcaGTGCTGATAATTTTGGTTAAGATTGataatttgtttagttttaagaACATGCAAGTATTCTCAAAAAACCTATGAAATCTTTTTCTTTGCCCCTGCAGATActagaaaagaagtttttagaGATTATAGCAGGTAGAAAAATTCTGACTGCTATTGGACCCGCTGTTTTGATGTAATGTATTAAAGGTAATTATtcgatgaaaaaacaaacaactctTCTCCTATTTTGGTAATCCGGATAGATATACACTTGATTGAAGTCTTGACCTTACCCGTCCTATGAATCGTCTGGAACAAGGAGTTGGATTAATGGGTATATCATGAAAATCTCTAGATTTTGCGAAGGAAAGGTCTGGGTCTGAATGGAACCCCTAGGACCTTAAACTGGAAGGTGCCAAAATACAAGAAATCTATAGGAATCTAGAATAAAGAATAATTATACAAGGCcaataattatgaaaatatgGCAAACATTATAGGGCATAGTGGACTGTGGAGGAACGAAGTTTACCTGCACGAAAAATTGTAtagcctgatttttttttttttctagcttaaaATTTAACACAGAAGAACCAATCAGACACAATTAAACTCTTTTTTTACTGGTTTGAAACCTACAGAGGAACCaattagatttttaaaaggTAAAGCTATTTGGGTTTCCCTTTCTGACATATTGTTATCAATTGTCAGAACAATTATTGTTGAACAATTGAATTGGTTTATGAAATTATATCAtatactaataaaatcaaagcATGCCACCTGAGCTCAAAGCTCAAGCATGCCAAAGCTCAGCATCAAGCTACTTGAGGCCAACAAAACTACAAATGCCCCTTTTCcatcccaatccattcaaagtctccctctttagaCCCTCCCAAGAAGCTCCCGTTTCTCTTAAGTCCTTTATCTTCCTTAAATCTTTGTGTGTAATTTGTAATTCTCTTTTAAAATAggcagttttaatttttattatcaataCTAATTTGTGCTTTAAATACTTTGAATTTCagtaaaaagaagcaaaatatcaaagctgaaattttatttaccatcaaatgaaaataatggtCGCAGCAAAagctgtaacctagtaaagagagAACAAAGTCCcgtagtaaccaaaagtctaaagttttttttttctgtattgatGAAGCATTTTCGTGAATCGAAATTATTATTTCGATCAATCttatagtaaaatgttattttgcaAACGAAGTTacaggaattttgaaaaaaagagcctgaaagTCCTCGAAAATGGCGTGGGACTAAATCGAAAAATACATAATTGGAATGATAATTTTCGAAAACTCGAGGTCATATTTTCGAAAGACAGGGAACTTGCTGGCATGGCTCTGGAACTTCATACAGTGTTGTGTAAGGATTCATTTAAATGACAGTTTTTATGTTAAATCGCATTGTACAAACTTGACAACACCTTCATAAACTCCCATATGCCATCCAAAAAGTAAGCATGAAAGGGGCAATGTCATAACCTCCATGGCCAAAAGCCCTAAAATTGAGTTTTACAATTTTCCCTCTAGTATATTCTCGCTCCCATTCCTCAATTAAGTTTCATAATTCATTACTTGACTAGCAGAGGTAGAAGTTAACTGCAGTGTCACAGagagatggctcattttaaagctcTTGATTATAAATATGTGCTCTATGTGAATTTGTCTGGACAACTCCATCCTTAAGTGCCATATACCatcaaaaattgcatttttggGTGGAATTTTTAGAGTAGAAATGctaaaaatatgtgtttgaAAATCAATATCCAGAGGTTTTTAAACCCTACTTTTTAGTGCTACCCCAGTCAGCCCCTCTAGGAAACTAGTAAAGAGCAAGCTACTGCCCAAAAGtctaaaagtatattttaaaaagacagTGTCTTGTCAGGAAAATTGCcgtttgtagctgattcagaaatggtaaatattgttttattcAACACACCCATAGAGTAAAATTAGGTAAAGCTGGGGTAAAAGTTTGAATCGATTTGATACCACAAAGATAAGAAAGCTTTATATCTTCTTTGGATTTCATTTTCCAGTTTGTGAATTAAGGCCTTAAACTGTAGCTTGCAATTATCAAACTTAGAATTTTTCCTCGCatctgttttttgttgtttttttttacgttttgttTTGTCAACGGATTTTAGTCTCCTAAAATGTTGAAGcccaagaagaaaaaataacgaTAGCGCTCTTTCTTCTGAGAAGTTCAGAATTTTTGGCAATAATGCAGCAGGAACAAAATGCAATAGTAATGAcatacatttttgtaaattatattgCCTATGCATCTGAAACtcgtttaatttcttttagttttctagaGTCTCTATATGTTATATGCGGGACGATATTTTATAAACAATGATAATTTTAACTTCAAATTCTCTTAAGATACTCTAGATAATATACCCTTGGACACAGTTtaacaaaattgaattaaaatcaaatagttatgggcatcaagccatggctaattgtagaaaaggccaagacagatagtccaattgagtgagaggcaaatctggaaTTAACCTggttattaggattgtataaaaatgatgttagttatttgttaattgataaatttatttattatccatccatgcgtcattcctaggacaGAAGAACTAAGTTAGATAGGTTAAGCACTAATGGGTGGAGGGATAATAATTACACCAAAACAACACTCAATTGGGATGCTCTGAATACGGAATAGCACCTGGTCACACTAATGAACTTTGCATACAACTCAAGTTATCATTCTGGAGCTCTACAAGgagaaatccttagattgctcctagctgcaatttaaggtaatttaaaatcGCATATTTTAACGATTAAAATGACGCTGTCCATAGAGAAAATGTTCACTTATAAGCTTTACAGCTTCTTTATTTAAGttgtaaaaagtataaaaagtatcTCTTTAAGTATGGCGTCAAGGTACTTGTCTTGGTTGACCCAAAGTAACTTCAGTTAGTCTAAGGGTAAGAatctttcttctattttttactCTGGTTATTCCTtccgaaaataaaaacttcaattGGGAGTCTTGTTTTAAGAATCAACATTGGTTCGATTTTTACATGCCAGACATTTTTATTGTGCAAGATATGTTGTTGTGAGGTCCGAGGGTGTGTAAACgggcttaaaataaaaatttaaaaacgattcGCAACATTCccgaaaaatatttatattgggGCGGGGGGTATGGTAGATCTTTATTTGGTTTTAACGTCATTTGTACTTTAAGCAAATCATAAATGTGGCTAAAGCATACACTGGGGGAGGGGATTGActattttttacataaaaatagtcaaaaggcaGTGAAAATGTTGTAATCTGTAAGTAACTGGTAATTGAGTAATTCAAGGTTTCTCAGTTTTATTGTGCTATTTTGAATGAATGGTAAGAAGACAATTAATGCTGATGATCTATGGATGATGTAGCATCAATAAGTAAAGAAGTGAGTACTCTGTCTCTACCCTTTAAGATCTACACTACTCTAGTTCATTATGTTAAATTATGGTGGACACCCATGATGGTAGAACGATTAACGTTTCTTTCCGTATTTTTCCATGATGCTATAAATCattgacgtttttttttcagagatggAAGAGTTGGTCAAATGCAGAACATTTTTATTCGTGGTTcaaagattaaatttcttattttaccAGATATGCTTAAAAATGCTCCTATGTTCAAAACGCTGCAGAAAGGCAAAGCACAGGCGGTTCGAGGTAAAACAGCGATCTTACGTGCCTCAGCTGGTAAGTCATGCTTGATGTTTCAAAACCAAACTGTAGGCTAACTTTGTATTTACTATAGGTTATTGTTTATCATTTAATTTGATTAAGAGAATAGTTATCCCTCGTTTAGAGtgataaaattaattgaaattgacTAGATAAGCTCTAATGAAtggtaagaaaattttttaaacaaatataatGCACTGATCCCACGAAGGATCCATGGCcttaataagggggggggggggggtgtgcaCATACTATTTGAACTTTAactcaaacattaaataaagaaagaggGAAAGATTTCGGTGGTTGTCCAAAATTTATTCTGGTCTCTAGGCAAAAAATTGACCAGTGACCAATGttcaaaaatcaatcaaaaactttttttttaaatgttgaaaGTGCCAAACGAGTGGAATTCTCTAGCTGAATTAGGAAGGGTATTCCATATAACATGACTCGGTACCAAAGGGTTGAAATCAGACCTTACTGGAAGAGCATGTGacattgaattgaattgaatttatttataacccgttataatacacatgaaaaacggagtaaaatgtgaataaaagaaaagaggaaaaagaaaatgaaataaaaactacacaagAAACTTTTCAACACTTCACcttacttaaaaataattaaaacatacaaaagcaaaacattcattgaaacaaaatagctctccatgggtgccgaccaattctactattataagcttctatgctttttctgatagaagcattcGGGTCTATGATGCCGTATCTTTTAATGACCCAGGAGTTGCTTGACCATGGTGGAAGGGCAAGCAGGTATTTGGCATACCGGAAATAGATTCGCCGAAGCTCCTTCGTCTCGGTTATCGTAAACGTACGCCAAAAAGGTGCAAGGTATAAGAAGTTCGGGAGTGCAGAAGCATTGTAGAGTTTCGCTAGCAGTTTACGGTTGAGTCGAAGTTTGTTTGCTACCAAGCTTCCGTATGCAGCTGCTGTTCGACGTTGGAAATGAAGGATCAAGAGCCTTCTTGTTGCTTTAAGAGTGTCACCGATAGGAAgccctaaatatttcatttgtgattttggAGAAACTGGCGCGCCGTCGAGATtaatagtaaatcctgctcaAGTTTCAACCCAGTTGAACAGAACCACGTCcgatttttctctattgaatgtaaggttaatcttagcatattctttacttaaaatagcaaaatttctttcGAACGACTGTACTGTTCCACTagggttaaaaatatcatctgcataagcgATAAGTGACACATCAATCCCTTTTAAAATACACGAAGGAACTGCGCTGGATTGGGGGTTCaggatacatttattaaaggcaACTGGAGAGGTAAGGGCACCCTGTCTGACACCTCGACGGACTGGAATAACGAAACGTGTTATGGTCCCATCAGGTAGTCTGATAACAACAGCAAGATGGTTATACATATCATATAAAGCACGAATGGCAGACGTGTCAACTCCCCGTTTATATAGCTCAAGGAGAATTTGTGCGTGAATCTGAGAGTCAAAAGCATGGCTTACATCATGACTCCCTAGGACGAGCGAATCACCAGACTTATCAGCATCTATAAGTATTGACGATAGTGCAGTAAGCGCGTGGGCACACCCTAGGCCTTTTTGGAAGCCAAACTGATATGGCGGCATGTAGCATTTATTTGTAAGTTCTGGCATTACgagtgtttcaaaaatcttgcagaAAGTAGTAGCAACTGTAATAGGCCGATATGAAGAACACTCATTCAgcgttgttatttttttttggaacaggAATAAGATGACCAGAAGAGAACGAGGTTGGAACTATTCCAGTTGTGAACACCATTTGGAACATGAGATCAAGGTGACAAAGtagtaggggacttccaagaagAATGTGCTTAGCACAAATATTATCTGTACCCCTCGAAAaaggtttcttaattttttgcgCAGAATTCATAATATCAGACAGTGAAACAATAAACGTGGGTACAGTATTTTTTGACAGTATCCGATTGAGATCACATTTAAGGGGATATTCTACTTTGGAATCAAGTTCTGaaaactctttcaaaaaatgcTGTTGCCAGGCCTCAGTAGAGATATGAGCTGACGGAGCGTTTCTTTCACTCTGGTTGCGGGTCAAACTTTTCCACAGAAGCGTCGGATTACTCAttatcttttctgaaaaatcagaacgaATAGCGGCTCTATGTTTTTGCAGTTCTTTGGAAAAATGGCGCTTTGTGGAAATCCGTATTTGGTTCACTATGCCGTTCTTGGGTCTCCCGCATTCTATCCATATGcctagccaaaatttggccttCTGGCAGGCTTCAACAAGGGATGGGTTCCCGGACCAGCCCTTAACTTGTGACCCAGCACGGACTCTGGATCGAGGGACAAAGTGTGATTCTGCTTGTAGTAGCGCATGCGAAATAAGTGACGAGTACATATTTAGTTTTAGACGAATTTCAGACGTGGGAATAGGTACTGATGTTTGGAGCAagtcaaaaggtatttttatcttcgaAAGTAGATTATCAAGCCAGTACTGATACTGAGTCAAATCGGTTTTACTCCATTCAATGATTGTTGTCCATTTTGAAGGTCGATTTGCGCGCATTCGATAAAATGGTGCACTGATTCGGAACGATAGCGGTAAATGGTCAGAAGCAAAAAATTCACGGAGCACATTTACTGTTAATgagctactaaaaatactactaGACACAAGGacatgatcaaggttagaaACTGATCCGGTAAGGTGGATGTACGTAAAGTCACCCGCTTTCGGTACAAGAGCACTTTCATTTGGAATCAGACTAAGCAGAAGAGCTGAACGCGAGCTTTCACTTTTGGATATATCACAATTAAAGTCCCCCAATAAAATCCAATGGAGATGAGAAGCACTAATTTTATTCATACATTTCCCCAGTTCTTTGCAGGCTAGAGCAAACTTCATTTCGGAGCAATCGTCTCTGTAGTCGGTGGGCAGGTACACATTTATTATAACAGTCTCGCCAACTCTAACTGCTAAGAAATGGTTGGAACTAGCGAACAATTCGGAGTTGATATGCCCACTTATTAGCGTGGCAAGTCCACCCGAGGGGCGCCCTCGTTTCTTAGGTTTTTTCGCTGGTACAAAATGGACCATGTGTGAGGGTAAGGCATTGAATATATTTCTACTGTCGTTAGACAGAAAGTGTTCTTGGAGATAAATAATTTCTTCGGTGAGGCAGAGCTGTTCAAGCACGGTAATTTTGGTACTAAGACTACCATTCATATTCCAGGAGACGAAACGCTtgtcaatataaaattcattcattttgggcGTTTGAGGTCATTAACTTCGCTGACTTGTTAGATATTTTGAGAGCTACAGAACTGATAATTTGACATCCAGTAAGGGTTCAGTTGCTGAACTACTTCTTTCTTGACTAGATTTTTGGCTTTATTATAAGTGTTGGAAAACcgtttgaaaaaagaaggaaaaatagaCATTCATGTAATTGACCAATAAGAAACACGACTAAATTAAACTGTGAAAGAGTATTCTTTGAATCGGCGAAAGAAATATCTGTTTGGACTTTCTGAGGGCACTAAGGCTTCTGCATGCCTTCGTTTTAGTCAATATTGTGGTTAAGAGGTAAACTGTTGTCAACTCAGATAACAGTCTTGGTCAATCTGTGATATACTGTTAGAGCCTTTGGACAGATGGATTTCAGAAAGTCAAGGGTAAACCTGAGATACacgaaataaactaaaaactagacTTACAAACGCTTAGGGCAGCAACCTTTCATCAAACCAAAGTAAACTCTCGAACAGGTCCATTAGTTTTGTACTCACCTCAGTCTCCGTTCTCCCTGAAGTAACAGGGGTACTATTATCTGCAGAAGTTCCAGGAGAATCTAAAGGAAGTAAGCTATGATTATGGACACAAGAAAATATAGGATGGCACAGACACCATTGTCAAAATCTCGTAAAATTTGAGATTGTAAAAATCTCGAAGATTAAAGGTTCAGTATGACCATCTCCTTCAGATCTAGGCAACTTTTTTGCCTCTCTTAAATATCTCCGGGGAGTGATTTACAAAGTGTGTTTGACATACTGGAAACGACGTCAAAATTAAAGGGACGTCCAAGCGCAATAGTATGTTTCTTTTGAGTAATTTAGTCATCCAGCTCTAGATGAAAATCTTGATTTTACGCAATGCCATTGTTGAGCCATTTCATTGAATCATTCAGTCAACATTGTGTTTTTTCTCTGATGCCTTTCCTCTTCTGCTTCTCTTCTGTTGCGCGTGCGTTGTCAATAAGTGGTTGATTTCggagttttattgttttaccgccttttttatttaaagttctAGAAATGATTTTTTGGTGGAGGTTTTGCGGTTAATGGTCTAACCTTTAATTGGTAAATATTTAACTATCATTCTTTGAGCgacttcattttaataatagaGAAGTTACTCTCTCTCATTACTTGTTCT
Proteins encoded in this region:
- the LOC136026213 gene encoding small nuclear ribonucleoprotein Sm D3-like; its protein translation is MSIGVPIKVLHEAEGHIVTCETITGEVYRGKLIEAEDNMNCQMTDVTVTFRDGRVGQMQNIFIRGSKIKFLILPDMLKNAPMFKTLQKGKAQAVRGKTAILRASAAGRARGGRGVRQFMPQRGMPMGQRR